The sequence gaTTGAGATAAGTGGTTGAAATTTGATCCACAATCTGATCCAAAcgcgaaaagacgaaaataccctcgaACCAACCCTTTTTAAATCTAAATTTCGAATTAGCACTGCAGTAGGGTCGCGGCGCGATCCCCTTTGCCGCGACACGGCATTTAACATAAAATTCGAGCTGTTTAATTTGGTTCCTGGTTCTTGATTGGCGTTATATGTCGCGTCGCGGAGGTGCCCGCCGCGGCGCGGCCCCACGCCCACTTTTCACCATCTTTTGGTTTACAAACCCAAATGTCATAACCCGACTCGTACACCCCATTTTAGCTTCGCATAAACACTTAAACTACACGTATACGTTCATacgcgtttatatatatatatacacacatatatatacacacacacacacacacacacacacacacacacacacacatatatatatatatatatatatatatatatatatatatatatatatatatatatatatatatatatatgtatatatatatatatatatatatcaactaacACTTTAAATCGTTTAATCACATGAGCAAATGAATTATAAACGTTCTAACGATCAAATACGTACCTTAATACGTGTAAGAAGAAAATGGGATGTTACATTAAGGCTTTCCCTCGTTCGAtgcagtttagatgccaaaaatgacattttactttttttaaaggtgaattttgcacttttagatcttaggagaagtgatgttatgcgaggtgtatatgaaatagcttatattttaccaggaaaaactattaaatacgatacaattttacacaagatatttatttatttatagaatggatatacctaaaccttgctacaacacttataggcagtgtacctaatcgtacagtagtgtagtttttagtaagtccggttcgttccacagggaaatcttttaaacaaatcttaacgctatattagttttaatttataaaaaaacaaatatatataagtaatattattattataaaaagggggtttttaccgtttaatgaccggtttgtcgatttttaaaacttttggtcgcagttaaaacctaatgtaaaatattaaataaataaaagacttaatttaaagcgtaaagtaaataacgataatgaaattgcgataaataaaagtgcgataaaataaacttgcgataattaaaaagtacgataattaaaagtgtaattaaatacaatgacaataaataaaagtgcgataattagaagtgcaattaaatatgaaaataaaggaattatgcttatttaaacttccgtaaacttggattatttaatatgtccgtctggtttttgtccataacaatccatcagtcataaatataaagtgcgagtgtcctagtcaaattatccttatacccgaagtcaaatattccaactaattggggacttaaactgtaacaaggttttaatactttgttaacaattatgccaagtgtccttgtacataatttcacccctgttttaataattccatagactattaatccattcccgtgtcaggttaaatgaacgattattcgtacatataaatattccgcccatcgtgtccgatcgagtgtatatagttatttctaggtacgtccaattgtaaatctttatattaaaattaacaaactatcatttagttaaacaaatataaagcccattaatagcccatagtctaatttccacaagtgtcgttcttttgtccaaaccccaattatggtacaaagcccaattacccaattttaaaatttttagcccaacatcatgattacttcggtattaaataagcataataataacttagctacgagacattaaattaaaaaggttgaacatgacttacaatgattaaaaatagcgtagcgttaaacggacagaatttcgacttacacccttacaacattcgctaacatacccttattattagaatttaaaactaaaattaaaattataatatatatatatattttacgtatgaaggaagaagaaaaagatgtgttttacttTGATCAAAACCGCgagttttataggcatgtgggctggaaaagtcatccatgcgatcgcatggaattaactcttccagcccatgcaatcgcatggccagctggtgaagttcacatgcctttgtttcttctgccgacggtttttattatataatataatatataaataattataagaattatttaaatattatattatatttatgtgcatagttaacttgtaatttttagtccgttgcgtcgagcgttgagagttaactctggtcccggttccggatttttgaacgtccttgcgtacagtttaatatcttgtattttgcgttttgcaccttgtactcttgagattttgagatgtttcttatcaataattggaacctctttgattgtattttgtacttttgagctttttggtcgtttgcgtcttcaattcgtcaaatctgtcttttgtcttcaccttttattatttaaacgaatatcacttgtaaatagaacaattgcaactaaaagcttgtctttcttgagggataatgctatgaaaaatatgttcgtttttagcattatcaaatattcccacacttgagcgttgcttgtcctcaagcaatatagtcttgaaataaaaatactagaatcacttctttattcttcacactttgtacatcagtgatttctatacggcggtataaataatggtagtaacgatgtggtttgttTAAACTAAAATTGATCGTTTGTATTGATAGATAATTTTTGATACAAGCTAAATTGTTATATGTTTACAATGAGAAGCTAAGCTATTTATAAGATAGAAAAAGTAACAGCTAATTCCTTTATTGGAATGGAGTTTTGTTACTTTTGAGGGAATCTACTTTTGACTAAAAAAGAAATAGCCGTTAGCCTGAGCTGAAAACCTGTTCTGATCCTTTTATctcaacactccccctcaagttgaatagtggggtttccaaTATTCAACTTGCTAAGAACTTCGCTGAAGAGTCTTCCGTTGACGGATTTGGTGAGGATGTCAGCTAGCTGATCTTCGAATCTGATTGATGGAAGAGAAATGATTTCATCATCTAATTTTTGTCTAATAAAATGTCGATCACCTTCCACATGTTTGGTTCGGtcatgttgaactggattttctgatATGGCAATGGCTGCTTCGTTATCACATAATATCTGAATGCTATCTTCTGGTGGAAATCCGATCTCTGTTAGTAGTTTTCGGGTCCACAATGCTTCTACAACTCCTTTGGCTATCCCTCTAAACTCTGATTCTGCACTTGATAGAgaaacaaccttttgtttcttgcttttccatGCAACTAAATTACCTACGACTATTGTAAAGAATCCGGATGTAGATCTTCTATCCCCTTTTTCTCTAGCCCAActtgcatctgtatatatttgaGTTCTTAGATGCCCATTTTTCTTGAAAACAACTCCATGATCCGCTGTTTTCTTcaaatatctgatgattctcattacGGCTTCCATATCAtgaacctgtggttgatgcatgaattgactcacaactccaactgTATGTGCTATGTCAGGTCGAGTatgagcaagatagatgagttttcccaccatcctttggtattgccctttatcaacaagatcagcttcatcttccatatatagcttctggtttggaatcatcggagtatcagctggtttgcaatcaatcatacctgtttctgcaagaaaatcaagaacatacttcttttgacagataaatattccctgttgggatcgtaacacctcaatccccaaaaattatttaagtctgcccaagtctttcatttcaaattctttaaataagtttacttttaagttagaaatttcctgtttatcatttcctgttattatcatatcatcaacatagatgattaaacatgtaatcaaatttccttttcgtttaaagaagagagtatgatccgagttactttgtttgaaatcgtattttttcataaataaagtaaatctcccaaaccaagcccgtggggattgttttaacccatataaagcctttttaagtcgacaaacttctCTGTTTTTGAAGTTGTCACTGAATCCCggtggtgcttccatatagacttcttcctttaattcgccatgtagaaaagcattcttcacatcaaattggtgaagtggccaatcttcatttgcagcaactgagaaaagaaccctgatggtatcaatcttcgcaactggtgagaaagtctcagaataatctattccatatgtttgagtatatcccttggcaactagccgggctttgtatctttcaatggtaCCATCTGGTTTATATTTTATTGTAAACACCCATCGATTCCCTACTGGTTTTTTTCCTTGAGGGATGACACATTTTTCCCATGTGTCACTTTTCTTGAGTGCTTCCATTTCTTCTTCCATGGCCTTCTTCCATTTTTCAGACTTCATGGCTTGATCAACACTTGTTGGGATTTCTTCAGAATATAAAGCAGAGTTGAACTTTTGTGCTTCACTGGATAGGTTTCCTTGTGCTATATTAGCCATAGGATATCTTGATCTCTGAGCTTCCTTTTTCGGGGAATATCTCTTTGGTGGGACACCTCTATTGGCTCTTGGTGGTAAGACATATCATCCTGTGGTTTCATTAGGGTTTGGGTCATTGTCGGTTAAGGAAAGTGTGGTATCTGCAGTTGGGTTGTGTAGATCCTCATGAATATGATGTTCATCGTTTGTGGAGGTTTCAGTGGGTTCCGAGGCTAGTGGCATAGTGTTTGGTAAGTTATGAGGTGGTGAATCGAGGTTTGGTGGGTTTGGTGAATCGGGGTTTGACGTTGATGTTTGGATATTATCGAGATTTGGTGGTTGTATATCATCATGTCTAGGTACCCATTGTACCCAACTTAGAGTGTCGATTTCTTCTTTCTCCctctcactcgtgagttgggtattatAAAAGTATTCGGTTTCAATAAAATCACAGTTTATTGTAGTAAAGACATTACGTCTCTTAGGGCTATAACATCTATATCCTTTTTGATTtattccatagccaaccatgacacatttCTCCGCACACGGGTCTAGTTTGGAACGCTCATGTTTTGGGATGTGGACaaagaccgagcacccaaatatACGAGGTTCAAGGCTAAAAGAGGTCGGAAGGGTATGAAATTGGGAAAGCACATCCTTAGGGGTTTTTGTACCCAAAACTTTTGTAGGTAGAcggttgataagataggtagcggaagcaagagcttcgggccaaacaCTTTTCGGAACTTTAGATTCAATTAATAaggctcttgtcatttctaagagtAGCCGATTCTTtctttcgactactccattttgttcgggGGTATGCGCATAAGATGTTTGGTGAATAATCCCTTTATCTTCGCAAAAACGTTTCATTGAATTATTGACAAACTCACCTCCATTATCGGATCTCAAAATCTGGATGTTTTTGTTAAATTGTGTTTGCACCATTTTATAAAAGTGGGAAAATTTGTCAAACACTTCAGATTCGTGGGTTAAGAAGTAAATCCATGTCATTCTTGTATGGTCATCAATAAAGAGAACAAAGTAACGAAAATTTTTTCCCCCGTTAACAGGAGCTGGACCCCATACATCAGAATGAATTAAGGCAAAAGGTACATCTTTTCTAGTATTACTAGATTTAAAGGTACTTCGGTGacttttagccaaaatacaagtttcacaatttaagATAACATTCGAcgaaaataaactaggaaataaagcatgtaaatatccggctgacgggtgacccaacctcctatgccataaccaagcttctCACGTAGGCGTTCCGTGAGCAAGTGACACGGTACCTTGTTGAGAAACTTCGTCAACATAGTATAACCCCCCTTTTTCAGTGCCACGCCCAATCAACAGTCCCGTCCGGATGTCCTGCAAGATGCAGAAAGTCGGATACATTAGGACTTTACAGTTTAATTCCTTTGTAACATGACTTACCGATAACAGCTTATGAGATAAAGCTGGAATATATAGACAATTAGGTAGTTTAATCGTTGGTGATATTTCAATAGTACCACCACTTTTGACTTGAACAATTTCACCGTTAGCCGTTTGAATCTTATTTTTCCTaggttttgttttaaaaataatatcttttTCGTCAAAGGTCATAGTATCCGTTGCTCCACAGTCAAATATCCAAGACTCAGATTTGAAATTATTTGAAACAATATTCGCTTCGGAAGGGTCCTTTTCTATTTTAGACAAGACAGAGTATGTATTTTGACACGAAATAATAGGCTCGGGTTTGTTTGGCATATTAAATTTATTTACATTTTGAGGGTCAATTTTTGATTGTAAACAGGCTGGCCCACTTGTAGTATTTATAGAGTCATGTTTATTTTGGGCTGTTAATATTTTCCCACCATGTTTAAATTTTGGCCTGCTAACATTTCCCCATATACCCATAGTGGGCTTCCCCACTTGTTTCGGCCCATAATCATTTGTATTATGTTGATCGAATTGTTTAGTGTCCTCATGCATATCTGCCACATGTTCTCCTTTTTTATTAATTAAATCACACCTACTTTTGTGGTTGATTGGTTTATGTTTCCTCTTTTTTCCATTATGTTGACCGAATTTTTTTATTGTTCCCATGCATATCTACCACATGTTCCCCTTTTTATTAATTAAACCACAACTAGTACTTTTGTGGTTGATTGGTTTATGTACATCTGTAGCTAGTTTGTTATACCTATGTGTATATGTAACTCGTTTATCATCCCCACAAGTTTCCCTCCCTAGTTCATCATCCCCATATGACTTTTTCAATTCACAAACCCTAGATTTTATCTTCCCTATATctggaaaaaaataaataaagggtTTGAGTTTTATACCCGTGGATTTTGAGGAGGAAGCAATACCACTAAAGCCTTGATCGGCGGCGGTGGTGGTGGTTTCATCGGCGGCTGCGGCTATTGATGCTTTACCTTTGCTTGGCTTTGTCCACCATTCTGGATACCCCTTAATCTCAAAGCACTGCTCAATCGTATGCTTGGATTTTCCACACCTTGTACACTTTAACTTTGATTTATCGAATTTGGGTGGATGACCGGTACGGTGAGGTTGAGCCGGTGGTTTTTTGCCGTCAATTGCAGCTAACCCAACTGCAATTCCATGACTGGTTGAAGAATCATTCGTGGCTAACCCTAAAATCTGCTGGTGTGCTGCTTCCTTTCTCACGGCAGCATATGCCTCTTCAACAGTTGGTAATGGGTTTAATCTCATCATTTCTCGTTTAATGGTATCATGTTTTTGATCTAAAGCATTTAAAAATTGGAACA comes from Rutidosis leptorrhynchoides isolate AG116_Rl617_1_P2 chromosome 4, CSIRO_AGI_Rlap_v1, whole genome shotgun sequence and encodes:
- the LOC139845109 gene encoding uncharacterized protein, producing the protein MEQSNMSLEELWIKMQGVWGELERRDPNPMEHPSDISKYNKIRAEQKLFQFLNALDQKHDTIKREMMRLNPLPTVEEAYAAVRKEAAHQQILGLATNDSSTSHGIAVGLAAIDGKKPPAQPHRTGHPPKFDKSKLKCTRCGKSKHTIEQCFEIKGYPEWWTKPSKGKASIAAAADETTTTAADQGFSGIASSSKSTGHPDGTVDWAWH